One part of the Dehalobacter sp. genome encodes these proteins:
- a CDS encoding adaptor protein MecA produces the protein MRILKVNDNTVRIFISFTELADRNISLADLFQRSARTEQFFWELISKARDEVDFSLDQPFWIQATVASEDEFVITVIKQEEQIDAEINHIIQTAFGEKKKNP, from the coding sequence ATGCGTATTCTTAAGGTAAATGACAATACGGTTCGCATTTTTATCTCCTTTACCGAGCTCGCAGATCGCAATATATCTCTTGCTGACTTGTTTCAACGTTCCGCGAGAACTGAACAGTTTTTTTGGGAATTGATTTCAAAAGCCAGAGATGAGGTAGACTTTAGTTTAGATCAGCCTTTCTGGATCCAGGCTACTGTTGCTTCAGAAGATGAATTTGTCATAACGGTAATTAAGCAGGAAGAACAAATTGATGCGGAGATTAACCATATTATTCAAACCGCTTTTGGAGAAAAGAAAAAGAATCC